A genome region from Methanobacterium subterraneum includes the following:
- a CDS encoding Mur ligase family protein, producing MSTDMDKHSSEVDKIPQKRMKTYGVIGVCGVVGNLVARVLMDHGHQVICTDIHSSDNCPFLYTLNGYNTQICLNEHPESFFKSSDYIIPPPSLKRSSKLFQKIEDSPAQLMEVDDLILEITPNKPVICITGTNGKTTTTTLLKHFCYNAGFKPTEHGFMTLQGNVDYIPPLQCRLDGDVAVVETGTEGNKGDLKFILDRCHPSCGLITNINPDHLNHNQDFMHYRLIKGELLEELRGRTVVINGDDPAVWGLVSNKNYDGKVVSFGVDHPPQGKSKKECCCGREIDLNETISGVGYYLCECGLKRPIPNYLATNVEGNSFILETDNNKIEMEMSITGLHNVYNALGAIATGHEILKIPLEDIKKYLKTFKGVPGRLEYIHKDKDMNLIVDYAHNPSGVETVLRELNKTYDKLAVVITISSESGETGDLDIIERTIDYADFIIPASYYSRLASEKFISSGKIILPPVEPEKFRDGTLGATAEQVIEGLKKGLRCDADALVCIGEAAVKYKENIKIFVNSEDINRFKR from the coding sequence ATGAGTACTGATATGGATAAGCATTCATCTGAGGTTGATAAGATTCCTCAAAAGAGAATGAAAACCTATGGAGTCATTGGTGTATGTGGAGTTGTGGGAAACCTGGTTGCCAGGGTTCTGATGGACCATGGTCATCAAGTAATATGTACAGACATCCACAGTTCGGATAATTGCCCCTTCCTTTATACTCTGAATGGTTATAATACCCAAATCTGTCTGAATGAACATCCGGAATCCTTTTTTAAATCATCAGATTATATCATCCCACCCCCCAGCCTCAAAAGATCTTCGAAGTTGTTCCAGAAAATAGAAGACAGCCCTGCGCAACTGATGGAGGTGGATGATCTTATACTGGAGATCACCCCCAATAAACCAGTGATTTGTATAACTGGAACCAATGGTAAAACAACCACCACCACTCTACTAAAGCATTTCTGTTACAACGCAGGATTTAAACCCACCGAACATGGATTCATGACTCTCCAGGGGAATGTGGATTACATACCCCCATTACAGTGCAGGTTGGATGGGGATGTTGCTGTGGTAGAAACCGGAACTGAAGGGAATAAGGGAGATTTGAAGTTCATATTAGACCGTTGTCATCCTTCCTGTGGTTTGATAACCAATATAAATCCAGATCACTTGAACCACAACCAGGACTTCATGCATTATCGCCTTATCAAAGGTGAATTATTAGAAGAGCTTAGGGGAAGAACTGTGGTGATTAATGGAGATGATCCTGCAGTATGGGGACTGGTATCCAATAAGAATTATGACGGGAAAGTAGTAAGCTTTGGAGTTGACCATCCTCCTCAGGGTAAAAGTAAAAAAGAATGCTGTTGTGGAAGAGAAATCGATCTAAATGAAACAATCTCAGGAGTAGGGTATTACCTCTGTGAATGTGGTTTGAAACGTCCGATTCCAAATTATTTAGCCACCAATGTAGAGGGTAATAGTTTCATCCTGGAAACTGATAACAATAAAATTGAAATGGAAATGAGCATCACAGGATTACACAATGTCTACAATGCCCTGGGAGCCATTGCTACCGGGCATGAAATATTAAAAATACCTCTTGAAGATATTAAAAAATATCTTAAAACATTTAAAGGAGTTCCAGGACGTTTAGAATACATTCACAAGGATAAAGATATGAACTTAATTGTAGATTATGCTCACAATCCTTCAGGAGTTGAAACAGTACTCAGAGAACTTAATAAAACCTATGATAAATTAGCAGTGGTAATAACCATTTCATCAGAATCTGGAGAAACTGGAGATTTGGATATTATAGAAAGAACCATTGATTACGCGGATTTTATTATACCAGCATCCTATTATTCCAGACTGGCTTCAGAAAAATTTATTTCATCAGGGAAGATCATATTACCCCCAGTTGAACCTGAGAAATTCCGTGATGGCACCTTGGGAGCCACTGCTGAACAGGTAATTGAAGGCCTTAAAAAAGGATTAAGATGTGATGCGGATGCACTAGTATGCATTGGCGAAGCTGCCGTTAAATATAAAGAAAATATAAAAATTTTTGTAAATTCAGAGGATATTAACAGATTCAAAAGATAA
- a CDS encoding Mur ligase family protein: MKELTTLKLAQKCQGKLIGINQIVNGKFNILKDAGKGDMVVRHWIDETGVEIASRNGASCIITQNTRGNALQIAEKFKIPIILTERIELINALAIRWALETYAPNTLRIVVTGTNGKSTTTHMIHTILKEAGYTAHTNTDSESEFNTLIDPMVAKQIAEFEGDLEAVVLEVSEVQGWDDRNMEDHAHLMTRAIQPQVVVLTNVALDHIGLVNSLEEASREISSALKGFKGDCVVLNHDDPLIRDMQSMVPSTSKVVFYGSRTNVEFRKEGIFFQGKLLIPLEDLPFKSPHFIQNTLAAVSTALALKITPEVIRRAVSSYQPLKRRFTVLGTDPLIIDDFAHNPEGIKATIKSAAGLASGKFHLVCAIRGSRGESLNQLNAQAVAKSIKEVKYNLIITSSQDVVDNANWVKPSEKKVFIEVLQKEGINYIHYDTLIEALKKALKSAKNNETILLIGAQGMDPASDVLQNIT, from the coding sequence ATGAAAGAACTCACCACCCTTAAACTCGCTCAAAAGTGTCAGGGAAAGTTAATTGGTATTAATCAAATTGTGAATGGTAAATTTAACATCTTGAAGGATGCTGGAAAAGGAGATATGGTAGTCCGCCACTGGATTGATGAAACTGGTGTGGAGATAGCCTCGCGTAATGGTGCTTCCTGCATTATAACCCAGAATACACGTGGGAATGCCCTTCAGATAGCTGAAAAATTCAAAATTCCCATTATTTTAACTGAAAGGATTGAATTGATCAATGCCTTAGCCATTCGCTGGGCTCTTGAGACCTATGCCCCAAATACCCTTAGAATAGTGGTAACTGGGACTAACGGTAAATCCACAACCACCCATATGATCCATACTATTCTTAAAGAAGCAGGTTACACTGCCCACACCAATACTGATTCAGAATCAGAGTTCAACACCCTAATAGATCCCATGGTAGCCAAGCAGATTGCAGAGTTTGAGGGAGATTTAGAGGCCGTTGTTTTGGAGGTTTCTGAGGTGCAAGGATGGGATGATAGGAACATGGAGGATCATGCCCATCTTATGACCAGGGCCATCCAGCCCCAGGTAGTGGTTCTCACTAACGTGGCCCTGGACCACATTGGGCTGGTTAATTCACTGGAAGAAGCATCCCGCGAAATTTCAAGTGCATTAAAGGGATTCAAAGGAGATTGTGTTGTTTTAAATCATGATGATCCATTAATAAGGGATATGCAGAGTATGGTTCCATCAACTTCAAAAGTTGTATTCTATGGTTCCAGAACCAACGTTGAATTTAGGAAAGAAGGAATATTTTTCCAAGGAAAACTGCTTATCCCCCTGGAAGACCTACCATTTAAGAGCCCACATTTCATCCAGAACACTCTAGCCGCGGTTAGTACGGCCCTGGCCCTTAAAATCACGCCAGAAGTTATTCGAAGAGCTGTGTCATCATACCAACCATTAAAACGCAGGTTCACTGTGCTGGGTACTGATCCTTTGATCATTGATGATTTTGCCCATAATCCTGAGGGTATTAAAGCCACCATAAAAAGTGCTGCTGGTTTAGCATCAGGAAAATTTCACCTGGTCTGTGCCATTAGAGGTTCCAGAGGTGAATCCCTTAACCAATTAAATGCCCAGGCTGTTGCTAAGTCCATTAAAGAGGTGAAATATAACTTGATAATAACCAGTAGTCAAGATGTGGTGGATAATGCTAACTGGGTTAAACCCTCTGAGAAAAAGGTATTTATAGAGGTACTGCAAAAGGAAGGAATTAATTACATCCATTATGACACCCTGATTGAAGCATTAAAAAAGGCTTTAAAATCAGCGAAAAATAATGAAACCATACTACTTATTGGTGCCCAAGGTATGGACCCCGCATCAGATGTTTTACAGAATATAACTTAA
- a CDS encoding glycosyltransferase family 4 protein yields MSIVETLILAFILTVLATIFFTYFVRKILKDADVTDSPIVTEHKHKTGTPTMGGLAMLLGAALAASVYFNEKNLVLTVLIMLSAGLVGLLDDLLGLKIKEVQKVARNITTQPLNIGRLTLNPGEEARVATPKAKEDLPKLLGNGKVEITGATPIKTEGKERNKIIAQIVLGIFLAATGAVSSTVLGFEAGIFIIPLVIFGVIGSINSVNLIDGMDGLAAGILTIASASCAIFSLINGNPNATIPFGVLTGVSLGFLVFNHYPASIIMGDTGSFALGAGYITAGFLGDVIYFAVIALAIPIISVVVSLMHRSHIIKLPVEPLHHTLHYKGLSEKKIIALYWSITFIICLAAILVYQFMW; encoded by the coding sequence TTGAGCATAGTAGAGACACTGATTTTAGCATTTATTCTAACCGTTTTAGCAACGATATTCTTCACTTACTTCGTACGTAAGATATTGAAGGATGCCGATGTAACTGACAGCCCCATAGTAACTGAACACAAACATAAAACCGGAACCCCCACCATGGGAGGTTTGGCCATGCTTCTGGGTGCAGCACTGGCTGCATCAGTCTATTTTAATGAAAAAAACCTGGTACTAACCGTGCTGATAATGTTAAGTGCAGGTTTAGTGGGATTACTGGATGATCTTCTAGGATTGAAGATCAAGGAAGTGCAGAAGGTAGCACGTAACATCACCACCCAACCCCTAAACATTGGCAGACTGACCCTTAATCCGGGTGAAGAAGCGCGGGTTGCAACACCAAAAGCTAAAGAAGATCTTCCAAAGTTATTAGGCAATGGCAAAGTCGAAATTACCGGTGCAACTCCCATAAAAACCGAAGGAAAAGAAAGAAATAAAATAATTGCCCAAATAGTTCTTGGAATTTTCCTGGCAGCCACCGGTGCAGTGAGCAGTACTGTTTTAGGATTTGAAGCAGGGATCTTCATAATCCCCCTGGTGATCTTCGGAGTAATCGGTTCCATTAACTCCGTAAACCTCATCGATGGAATGGATGGTCTAGCAGCAGGCATACTAACCATTGCATCAGCTTCCTGTGCTATTTTTTCACTGATCAACGGTAATCCTAATGCGACCATTCCTTTCGGAGTTTTAACCGGAGTATCTCTTGGTTTCCTGGTTTTCAACCATTACCCTGCTAGTATTATCATGGGGGACACCGGATCCTTTGCCTTGGGAGCCGGATACATAACTGCTGGTTTCCTAGGGGACGTTATCTACTTTGCAGTTATCGCCCTGGCCATACCGATTATCTCAGTGGTGGTCAGTCTCATGCATCGCTCCCATATTATAAAATTACCTGTTGAACCATTACACCATACTTTACATTACAAGGGCCTCTCTGAGAAAAAGATAATAGCTCTTTACTGGTCAATCACATTTATAATATGCTTAGCAGCTATTTTAGTCTACCAATTCATGTGGTAG
- a CDS encoding ATP-grasp domain-containing protein: protein MKLLFIGARLFDDVALYTKNNGITTVLTESNPESSNLSLADSHYIVPRGMDQPKDIAIKEDVDGVVPLIGIDGPLIDVALLKEELERDYGLPVVASPPAAVSISGDKIKTKKFLVENNIKTPEYSIIKSNQTELNEFPMVLKQAQGQGGKDIKIALSSEDVHTYLENYDRALAERFLEGVEISVEILRWKGKSIPLVPVYKGRTTLECIHPLHKLKKAPLTLNDDHGSSEIQDAIRKIAQDIGELMGVEGTSDLDLILNKEDSATYVLEINTRPSGTRYLTTASCDINPLWEMVEMATGSWNARNVAKRMKNYFALEIPVGDYTSARNNYQFREFQADNDWIIHGPENHQRITIRGKDEEDAFKTAENLDIEFGKL from the coding sequence ATGAAGTTACTGTTTATTGGGGCACGTCTATTTGATGATGTGGCTCTTTATACTAAAAATAATGGAATAACCACTGTTCTCACAGAATCCAACCCTGAATCATCAAATTTGAGTCTGGCGGATTCCCATTATATTGTCCCCCGTGGTATGGATCAACCTAAAGATATTGCTATTAAAGAAGATGTGGATGGAGTAGTTCCCCTTATAGGGATTGATGGCCCTCTTATTGATGTGGCTTTGCTTAAGGAGGAGTTGGAACGAGATTATGGTTTACCTGTAGTAGCATCACCCCCTGCTGCCGTTTCAATATCAGGAGATAAAATTAAGACCAAAAAATTTCTGGTGGAGAACAATATAAAAACCCCAGAATATAGCATAATCAAATCAAATCAAACAGAGTTGAACGAGTTCCCCATGGTTCTTAAACAGGCTCAGGGACAGGGTGGGAAAGATATTAAAATTGCATTATCCAGTGAAGATGTGCACACCTACCTGGAAAACTATGACCGTGCCCTGGCGGAAAGGTTCCTAGAGGGGGTTGAAATATCTGTGGAAATCTTAAGGTGGAAAGGAAAATCCATCCCTCTGGTCCCTGTATACAAAGGCAGAACCACCCTCGAATGTATTCATCCCCTTCATAAATTAAAGAAAGCACCACTCACTTTAAATGATGACCATGGCAGTAGTGAAATTCAGGATGCCATCAGAAAGATTGCTCAGGATATTGGTGAACTAATGGGTGTTGAGGGTACATCCGACCTGGATCTCATACTGAATAAAGAAGACAGTGCAACTTATGTTTTAGAAATAAACACCCGCCCTAGCGGCACCCGTTACCTTACCACAGCCTCCTGTGACATAAATCCATTATGGGAAATGGTGGAAATGGCCACTGGTTCCTGGAATGCCCGTAATGTGGCTAAACGGATGAAGAACTATTTCGCCCTGGAAATACCTGTAGGGGATTATACGAGCGCTAGGAACAACTACCAGTTCCGAGAATTCCAGGCAGATAATGACTGGATAATTCACGGCCCTGAAAACCATCAAAGAATAACGATCAGGGGTAAAGATGAAGAAGATGCCTTTAAAACTGCGGAAAATCTAGATATTGAGTTTGGTAAACTCTAA
- the hycI gene encoding hydrogenase maturation peptidase HycI → MKHFLNKAEKIVILGIGNEIRGDDGLGSVLAQELSNLEDNNITIFDGKTVPENFTGAIKRENPSHIIILDAVEMDEPPGHVKLVFKEEIANYSISTHAMPLSFLINYLETTTSAKIMLMGIQPKNMDLIDKISPEIQESLNKVLELFKYTLENFKISNSR, encoded by the coding sequence TTGAAGCATTTTCTTAATAAAGCAGAGAAAATAGTGATACTGGGAATTGGTAATGAAATAAGGGGGGATGATGGTCTGGGATCGGTTCTGGCCCAGGAATTGTCCAACCTCGAAGACAACAATATCACTATTTTTGATGGGAAAACTGTACCTGAAAATTTCACAGGTGCCATAAAAAGAGAAAATCCCAGCCATATAATCATTTTAGATGCCGTGGAAATGGATGAACCCCCCGGACATGTGAAACTGGTGTTTAAAGAAGAAATTGCCAATTACAGCATATCCACCCATGCCATGCCCCTATCATTCCTCATTAATTATCTTGAAACAACCACTTCTGCCAAGATTATGTTAATGGGGATACAGCCCAAAAATATGGATTTAATTGACAAAATATCTCCTGAAATTCAGGAAAGCCTAAATAAGGTTTTAGAGTTATTTAAATATACTCTAGAAAATTTTAAGATATCCAATTCAAGATAA